A genome region from Bufo gargarizans isolate SCDJY-AF-19 chromosome 2, ASM1485885v1, whole genome shotgun sequence includes the following:
- the LOC122929185 gene encoding olfactory receptor 6B1-like, whose product MYEANSTTVTEFFILGFPALNDYKLPFFSIILLIYSMTICENLLIILLVSTSQRLLSPMYFFLGHLALSDIVLVTIIVPKMLEVIIWEGSTIPYVGCLAQFYLYGGTVCAECFLLSAMSYDRYLAICRPLHYISVMSVKLRYSLIISSWGLSFMLVLITLVFLCNLDFCGSNVIAHFFCEFKPLLDITCSDITAVSINMIVLCLVLVLLPFLLIIISYVCIFITIFGISSTSGRQKTFSTCASHLVVVSTYYGSMLIIYMVPYSGHSLNANKFISLVYIVLTPLLNPIIYSLRNKEIQSSAMKYLNLRLEKMAKSRKHI is encoded by the coding sequence ATGTATGAAGCCAACTCCACCACAGTCACAGAGTTCTTTATACTGGGATTCCCGGCTCTGAATGATTACAAGTTGCCTTTCTTCTCCATTATTCTCCTTATTTATTCCATGACTATATGTGAAAACCTCTTGATTATTTTACTGGTGTCCACAAGCCAACGTCTCCTTTCTCCAATGTATTTCTTCCTTGGACATTTGGCGCTGTCAGACATTGTCCTTGTGACAATCATTGTTCCTAAGATGCTGGAAGTCATCATATGGGAAGGGAGCACAATTCCTTATGTTGGGTGTTTAGCCCAGTTTTACTTATATGGGGGAACGGTCTGTGCAGAGTGTTTTTTGCTCTCGGCGATGTCCTATGACCGGTACTTGGCCATCTGTAGACCACTACATTATATCTCAGTGATGAGTGTCAAGCTTAGATACAGCCTGATCATCTCATCCTGGGGGTTGAGCTTTATGTTAGTACTTATTACACTTGTCTTTTTGTGTAACTTAGACTTCTGTGGATCGAATGTTATTGCCCATTTCTTTTGTGAATTTAAGCCTCTTTTAGACATTACCTGTTCAGACATAACCGCTGTGAGTATTAACATGATAGTGCTCTGTCTTGTTTTAGTTCTTTTACCTTTCTTACTTATAATCATATCATATGTCTGCATTTTTATCACTATCTTTGGAATTTCCTCCACCTCAGGCCGACAAAAGACTTTCTCCACTTGTGCCTCTCACTTGGTGGTTGTCTCTACCTATTATGGCTCCATGCTCATAATCTACATGGTCCCTTACAGTGGACATTCACTGAATGCTAACAAGTTTATTTCCCTTGTCTACATTGTATTGACCCCACTTCTAAACCCCATTATATACAGTCTTAGGAACAAGGAGATTCAGTCTTCTGCGATGAAATATCTGAATCTGCGGTTAGAAAAGATGGCAAAATCAAGAAAACATATTTaa